A part of Synechococcus sp. KORDI-49 genomic DNA contains:
- the topA gene encoding type I DNA topoisomerase, producing MAHTLVIVESPTKARTIRGFLPKGFKVEASMGHVRDLPNNASEIPASAKGQKWANLGVNTESDFEPLYVVPKDKKKVVKELKDALKGAEQLLLATDEDREGESISWHLLQLLAPKVPVKRMVFHEITKEAIGKALDQTRDLDMELVHAQETRRILDRLVGYTLSPLLWKKVAWGLSAGRVQSVAVRLLVQRERARRAFRSGSYWDLKAQLEQGGSGFEAKLTHLSGKRIATGNDFDESTGGLKAGSDVLLLSEKEARALAETVRSSPWSVDAVEEKPTVRKPVPPFTTSTLQQEANRKLRLSARETMRCAQGLYERGFITYMRTDSVHLSDQAISASRSCVESLYGKEYLSKGPRQFSTKARNAQEAHEAIRPSGESFRTPGDTGLDGRDLAVYELIWKRTVASQMAEARLTMLSVELSSGKAGFRASGKRIDFPGFFRAYVEGSDDPDAALEGQEVLLPTLAVGDSPTPKQVEPLGHQTQPPARFSEASLVKMLEKEGIGRPSTYASIIGTIVDRGYATLQGNALTPSFTAFAVTALLEEHFPDLVDTSFTARMENTLDEISHGKVQWLPYLEGFYKGDEGLETQVQQREGDIDPGASRTVDLEGLSCVVRIGRFGAYLESKRVSEEGEEELIKATLPREITPADLDEEQAELILKQKADGPEALGEDPETGDLVYLLFGQYGPYVQRGQVSDDNPKPKRASLPKGQKPEDLSLDDALGLLRLPRLLGEHPDGGKVQAGLGRFGPYVVWDKGKGEKDYRSLKGEDDVLAVGLSRAMELLAMPKRGRGGRTALKDLGKPEGSEETIQVYDGPYGLYVKQGKVNASLPEGKGADDVTLEEAVELLAAKAAAKKGTRKAGAAKATAKKPAAKKPAAKKPPATTKSGRLRASAVRVIKPGDS from the coding sequence GTGGCGCACACCCTCGTCATCGTTGAGAGCCCCACGAAAGCCCGCACCATCCGCGGCTTTCTTCCGAAGGGGTTCAAAGTGGAGGCGTCCATGGGCCACGTGCGGGATCTGCCCAACAACGCCAGCGAGATCCCTGCATCCGCCAAAGGCCAGAAGTGGGCCAATCTCGGGGTGAACACGGAGTCGGACTTCGAGCCCCTCTACGTGGTGCCGAAGGACAAGAAAAAGGTCGTCAAGGAGCTCAAGGACGCCCTGAAGGGGGCCGAGCAGCTCCTGCTGGCGACGGACGAAGACCGCGAAGGCGAGAGCATCAGCTGGCACCTGCTCCAGCTGCTCGCTCCCAAGGTTCCCGTGAAACGCATGGTGTTTCACGAGATCACCAAGGAGGCGATCGGCAAGGCCCTCGACCAGACCAGGGATCTGGACATGGAGCTGGTGCATGCCCAGGAGACCCGGAGGATTCTCGATCGCCTCGTTGGCTACACCCTCTCTCCCCTGCTCTGGAAGAAGGTGGCCTGGGGACTGTCGGCCGGTCGTGTGCAGTCCGTGGCGGTGCGGTTGCTGGTGCAGCGGGAGCGGGCCCGCAGGGCCTTCCGCAGCGGCAGCTACTGGGATCTCAAAGCTCAGCTGGAGCAGGGGGGCAGCGGCTTTGAGGCGAAACTCACCCATCTCAGCGGCAAGAGAATCGCCACGGGGAACGACTTCGACGAGAGCACCGGTGGCCTCAAGGCCGGCTCCGATGTGCTTCTGCTGAGCGAGAAGGAGGCCCGCGCTCTGGCGGAGACGGTCCGCTCAAGTCCCTGGAGCGTGGATGCGGTCGAGGAGAAGCCCACGGTGCGCAAACCGGTGCCTCCGTTCACCACGAGCACGCTGCAGCAGGAGGCCAACCGCAAGCTGAGGCTCTCCGCACGCGAAACGATGCGCTGCGCCCAGGGGTTGTATGAGCGCGGTTTCATCACCTACATGCGCACCGACTCGGTGCATCTCTCGGATCAGGCGATCAGCGCCTCGCGAAGCTGTGTCGAGTCGCTCTACGGCAAGGAGTATCTGAGCAAGGGCCCGCGGCAGTTCAGCACCAAGGCCCGCAACGCGCAGGAGGCCCATGAGGCGATCCGTCCCTCGGGAGAAAGCTTCCGCACGCCGGGAGACACCGGTCTGGACGGGCGCGATCTGGCGGTGTACGAACTGATCTGGAAACGCACCGTGGCCAGCCAGATGGCGGAAGCCAGGCTCACGATGCTGTCGGTGGAGCTCAGTTCCGGAAAGGCCGGTTTCCGGGCCAGCGGCAAGCGCATCGACTTTCCCGGCTTCTTCCGCGCCTATGTGGAAGGCAGCGATGACCCCGATGCTGCGCTGGAAGGCCAGGAAGTGCTCCTGCCGACCCTTGCGGTGGGGGATTCGCCAACACCGAAACAGGTGGAACCGCTGGGACACCAGACCCAGCCGCCCGCTCGGTTCAGCGAAGCATCCCTGGTGAAGATGCTGGAGAAGGAGGGAATCGGCCGCCCTTCCACGTACGCCTCGATCATCGGCACGATCGTGGATCGCGGTTACGCCACGTTGCAGGGGAATGCCCTGACGCCGAGTTTCACGGCCTTTGCCGTGACCGCTCTGCTGGAGGAGCACTTCCCCGATCTGGTGGACACCAGCTTCACCGCCAGGATGGAGAACACCCTGGATGAGATCTCCCACGGCAAGGTTCAGTGGCTGCCGTACCTCGAGGGGTTCTACAAGGGCGATGAGGGACTGGAGACCCAGGTTCAGCAGCGGGAGGGAGACATCGATCCCGGTGCGTCCCGCACCGTGGACCTCGAGGGACTCTCCTGTGTGGTCCGCATCGGTCGCTTCGGGGCTTATCTGGAGTCCAAGCGCGTCAGTGAGGAGGGGGAGGAAGAGCTCATCAAGGCCACCCTGCCGCGGGAGATCACGCCGGCAGATCTGGATGAGGAACAGGCTGAACTGATCCTGAAACAGAAGGCTGATGGGCCGGAAGCGCTGGGTGAAGATCCGGAAACCGGCGATCTGGTTTACCTCCTCTTCGGTCAGTACGGCCCCTATGTGCAGCGAGGCCAGGTCAGCGACGACAACCCGAAGCCGAAGCGGGCATCCCTGCCGAAGGGCCAGAAGCCCGAGGATCTCAGCCTCGATGATGCGCTGGGTCTGCTGCGGCTCCCCAGGCTTCTGGGGGAGCATCCCGATGGCGGCAAGGTTCAGGCCGGTCTCGGTCGTTTCGGGCCGTATGTGGTGTGGGACAAGGGCAAGGGTGAGAAGGACTACCGCTCCCTCAAGGGAGAGGACGATGTGCTGGCTGTGGGTCTCAGCCGGGCGATGGAGCTGCTGGCCATGCCGAAGCGTGGTCGGGGGGGGCGGACGGCCCTCAAGGACCTCGGCAAGCCCGAAGGCAGCGAGGAGACCATCCAGGTGTATGACGGCCCCTACGGTCTGTACGTGAAGCAGGGCAAGGTGAATGCCTCCCTTCCGGAGGGCAAGGGAGCGGACGATGTGACCCTGGAAGAGGCGGTGGAGCTGCTGGCGGCCAAGGCGGCAGCGAAGAAGGGCACCCGCAAGGCAGGGGCGGCCAAAGCGACGGCCAAGAAGCCGGCCGCGAAGAAACCGGCGGCTAAGAAGCCCCCCGCCACCACCAAGAGCGGTCGGCTGCGGGCCAGTGCCGTGCGGGTGATCAAACCGGGCGACAGCTGA
- a CDS encoding DUF2232 domain-containing protein, giving the protein MSSEPAPLSRQQALRLVEGAYLAATTGLIWLALYYLPVGGALFRLALPLPIALLQLRRGGRSGLEGMLLAVLLLTALMGPVRGPLLLFPYGSLALWLGWCWCRGLSWWLSWPVGVVLGTAGFLVRVIVLSLLVGENLWVVITRAGASLLDRLIAVLHLPITPDLSTVQLMALALVVVQEVVYVISLHALAFWIFPRLRSPIPEPPRLLHALVALDPL; this is encoded by the coding sequence ATGAGCTCAGAACCGGCGCCGCTCAGCCGTCAGCAGGCCCTGCGCTTGGTGGAAGGGGCCTATCTCGCCGCCACCACGGGGCTGATCTGGCTGGCGCTCTACTACCTGCCGGTTGGTGGTGCGCTGTTCCGGCTGGCACTTCCGCTGCCCATCGCGTTGCTTCAGCTGCGGCGCGGGGGCCGATCCGGCCTCGAGGGAATGCTGCTGGCCGTGTTGCTGCTCACCGCTCTGATGGGGCCTGTGCGGGGCCCTCTGCTTCTCTTTCCCTACGGCTCCCTGGCGTTGTGGCTCGGGTGGTGCTGGTGTCGTGGTCTGAGCTGGTGGCTCAGCTGGCCTGTTGGGGTGGTGCTGGGCACGGCCGGCTTCCTGGTGCGTGTGATCGTCCTGTCGCTTCTGGTGGGGGAAAACCTCTGGGTGGTGATCACCCGAGCCGGCGCCTCGCTGCTCGACCGGCTGATCGCTGTGCTGCATCTGCCCATCACTCCGGATCTCTCAACCGTTCAGCTGATGGCCCTGGCACTGGTGGTCGTCCAGGAGGTGGTCTACGTGATCTCCCTGCATGCGCTGGCCTTCTGGATCTTCCCGAGGCTTCGCTCGCCGATCCCCGAACCACCCCGTCTCCTGCATGCGCTGGTGGCCCTTGACCCGCTCTGA
- a CDS encoding nicotinate-nucleotide--dimethylbenzimidazole phosphoribosyltransferase, with translation MRWWPLTRSEAFGLPPGCRVLGDCCPAELIHHHLRVWSDRIGRLDLLLVLAATSTAEQDGISAAGATAASRRLTAVADAELLLDGPAVARRWPLPPLPAGVSPALLSHAVLPWVPLNPSVVALGLPVEPDFPHLRFEGAAEGPANCVSTGHAMSADRVQRLWRQGKRLGRRLRRPLVLAECVPGGTTTAQAVLTALGLPVNGLISGSARQPPHALKRRLVAAGLDQAGLGPDPAAEAVVAAVGDPFQALTAGLLVGAADGSQPLLLAGGSQMAAVLALAMAASSEDGRQRLSERVMLGTTAWLAEEQSPGEDRPPLDRLIDALAARFRVGTVALSSGVRFHNSCHQQLRDYEHGYVKEGVGAGGLLLLAQLQGISPADLQGSCDRAMQALLEPPVTSGP, from the coding sequence ATGCGCTGGTGGCCCTTGACCCGCTCTGAAGCATTCGGGTTGCCACCTGGATGCCGGGTTCTGGGTGACTGTTGCCCGGCGGAACTCATTCATCACCATCTGCGGGTCTGGAGCGACCGGATCGGTCGGCTCGATCTGCTGCTGGTGCTGGCAGCGACATCCACGGCGGAACAGGACGGCATCTCCGCTGCTGGCGCCACCGCCGCTTCGCGGCGTCTGACGGCGGTCGCCGATGCCGAACTGCTGCTCGACGGACCGGCGGTCGCCCGCCGCTGGCCGCTGCCTCCCCTGCCCGCCGGTGTGTCGCCGGCCCTTCTGAGTCATGCGGTGCTCCCATGGGTCCCGCTGAACCCTTCGGTCGTGGCCCTGGGGCTTCCCGTGGAGCCGGATTTCCCTCATCTGCGCTTCGAGGGGGCTGCGGAAGGGCCGGCGAACTGTGTTTCCACCGGTCACGCCATGAGCGCTGATCGGGTGCAGCGGCTCTGGAGGCAGGGGAAGCGTCTGGGGCGCCGGTTGCGCCGTCCTCTGGTGCTGGCGGAATGCGTGCCGGGAGGCACCACCACGGCTCAGGCGGTGCTGACTGCCCTGGGGTTGCCGGTGAACGGACTGATCAGCGGCAGTGCGCGGCAACCGCCCCACGCCCTCAAGCGCCGGCTCGTCGCTGCCGGACTGGATCAGGCCGGCCTCGGGCCGGATCCGGCCGCGGAAGCCGTCGTCGCGGCGGTCGGTGATCCCTTCCAGGCGCTCACAGCTGGTCTGCTGGTGGGGGCGGCCGATGGCTCCCAGCCGCTTCTTCTGGCCGGCGGCAGCCAGATGGCGGCGGTGCTGGCGCTGGCCATGGCGGCGTCATCGGAGGATGGCCGTCAGCGACTGTCTGAGCGGGTGATGCTCGGCACCACGGCCTGGCTGGCAGAGGAACAGTCCCCGGGCGAAGACCGCCCGCCTCTCGATCGTCTGATCGATGCCCTGGCGGCACGGTTCCGGGTCGGCACGGTGGCCCTCTCCAGCGGTGTCCGCTTCCACAACAGCTGCCATCAGCAGTTGAGGGATTACGAGCACGGCTACGTCAAGGAGGGAGTCGGTGCGGGTGGTCTGCTGCTGCTGGCTCAGTTGCAGGGCATCAGCCCCGCGGATCTTCAGGGCAGCTGCGACCGGGCGATGCAAGCGCTGCTGGAGCCACCCGTAACGTCAGGGCCATGA
- a CDS encoding ABC transporter substrate-binding protein, whose product MTPHFTGSTGLSRRRLLQLFGGAGLAALAGCGSTSAAPRLLAPKDGIPRPWREALPSPWRFLPTSSMDLWADAELEQPDLLALSDGWLDRIPADQLQALGAPPLQGRLDAKARAFLASLPTQRAAQVLPAGVSPWVMIARRREPWLGAARRSWDVLLDPALQQRIVLPASPRWVMNLADQLDGDDPLPRLRRQLLTLDDRQALNWLLKGEARLVVLPLQRCMPLLRRDPRLTAVLPQSGAPLHWTLLVRPAQTREPLPRAWVEQAWSEPMASSLLRQGWRPPLSRRELEPAGQSIPSRWRQLVLPDPEIWSRCWSLPPVPGSERNQLVQRWTQSAP is encoded by the coding sequence ATGACACCTCACTTCACCGGCTCCACTGGTCTCAGCCGGCGGCGTCTGCTGCAGCTGTTCGGTGGTGCCGGTCTGGCGGCCCTGGCCGGTTGCGGGTCAACCTCTGCGGCGCCGAGGTTGCTGGCCCCCAAGGACGGGATTCCACGACCGTGGCGCGAGGCCCTGCCATCGCCATGGCGGTTTCTCCCCACCTCCAGCATGGATCTCTGGGCCGATGCGGAGCTGGAGCAGCCGGATCTGCTTGCGCTCAGTGATGGCTGGCTGGACAGGATTCCAGCTGATCAGCTGCAGGCTCTCGGAGCGCCTCCGCTTCAGGGGAGGCTCGATGCCAAGGCCCGTGCGTTTCTGGCGTCCCTTCCCACCCAACGGGCCGCTCAGGTTCTGCCGGCGGGAGTCAGTCCCTGGGTGATGATCGCGCGTCGCCGAGAGCCCTGGCTGGGGGCTGCCCGCCGCAGCTGGGACGTGCTGCTCGATCCGGCTCTCCAACAGCGCATCGTCTTGCCCGCCAGTCCCCGCTGGGTGATGAACCTCGCCGATCAGCTCGATGGGGATGATCCACTGCCGCGCCTGAGGCGGCAGCTGCTGACCCTGGATGACCGCCAGGCACTCAACTGGTTGCTCAAGGGGGAGGCACGGCTGGTGGTGCTGCCTCTGCAGCGCTGCATGCCTCTGCTGAGACGGGATCCACGGCTTACGGCCGTGTTGCCGCAGTCCGGAGCGCCCCTGCACTGGACACTGCTGGTTCGTCCTGCCCAGACCAGGGAGCCGTTGCCGCGCGCCTGGGTTGAGCAGGCCTGGTCTGAGCCGATGGCGAGCAGCCTGCTGCGTCAAGGCTGGCGGCCGCCGCTGAGCCGGCGGGAGCTCGAGCCTGCAGGACAGTCGATTCCAAGCCGCTGGAGACAGCTGGTGCTCCCGGATCCGGAGATCTGGTCCCGCTGCTGGTCTCTGCCGCCAGTCCCCGGGTCTGAGCGGAACCAATTGGTTCAGCGCTGGACGCAATCAGCCCCATAG
- a CDS encoding aldo/keto reductase — protein MRRRFGDGRAISLFTLGTMRALGSIEQMEAVLKAAVSAGINHLETAPAYGPAERFLGEAMKRSGTVPEGGWVITSKLLPGLSFQEGQQQLEAMLRRLDRPQLDNLAVHGINRPEHLEWALQGDGNALLDWAMDRGLARQVGFSSHGDTRLIQAALESGRFRFCSLHLHLLDPTRIPLARWALDHGLGVMAISPADKGGRLQAPSPTLVDDCRPIPPLTLAYRFLLAAGVSTLTIGAEAARDLELAATLAAADGPLDSSEKAALERLQSQRLRRLGADHCGQCRACLPCPQQVPIPDLLRLRNLAVGHDLSGFCQERYNLIARAGHWWESLDASACERCGDCLPRCPHQLPIPDLLEDTHRRLKASPRRRLWG, from the coding sequence ATGAGACGGCGCTTCGGGGACGGTCGCGCCATCAGCCTGTTCACCCTCGGAACGATGCGGGCTCTGGGCTCCATCGAACAGATGGAGGCCGTGCTGAAAGCAGCCGTCAGCGCCGGAATCAATCACCTGGAGACCGCACCGGCCTACGGACCCGCTGAACGGTTCCTGGGGGAAGCCATGAAGCGAAGCGGAACCGTGCCCGAAGGCGGCTGGGTGATCACCAGCAAACTTCTGCCGGGCCTGAGCTTCCAGGAGGGCCAGCAGCAGCTGGAAGCGATGCTGCGGCGCCTCGACCGTCCCCAGCTCGACAACCTCGCGGTGCATGGAATCAACCGTCCCGAGCATCTCGAGTGGGCTCTCCAGGGGGACGGCAATGCCCTGCTCGACTGGGCCATGGACCGTGGCCTCGCACGCCAGGTCGGCTTCAGCAGCCACGGCGATACGAGGCTGATCCAAGCCGCGCTCGAATCCGGACGTTTCCGCTTCTGCAGCCTGCATCTGCACCTGCTCGACCCAACGCGGATCCCCTTGGCCCGGTGGGCTCTCGACCACGGCCTCGGCGTGATGGCGATCTCACCGGCTGACAAGGGGGGGAGGCTTCAGGCCCCGAGCCCGACCCTGGTCGACGACTGCCGGCCCATTCCGCCACTGACGCTGGCTTACCGGTTCCTGCTCGCGGCCGGTGTTTCAACGCTCACGATCGGAGCGGAAGCGGCAAGGGATCTGGAGCTGGCGGCCACCCTCGCCGCGGCCGACGGCCCCTTGGACTCAAGCGAGAAGGCAGCGCTGGAGCGCCTGCAGAGCCAGAGACTCCGGCGGCTCGGCGCCGACCACTGCGGCCAGTGCCGCGCCTGTCTGCCCTGCCCCCAGCAGGTGCCGATTCCGGATCTGCTGCGATTGCGCAACCTGGCGGTCGGCCATGACCTGAGCGGCTTCTGCCAGGAGCGTTACAACCTGATCGCCCGCGCCGGGCACTGGTGGGAATCGCTGGATGCCTCCGCCTGCGAGCGCTGCGGTGACTGTCTGCCGCGCTGTCCCCATCAACTGCCGATCCCGGATCTGCTGGAGGACACGCACCGGCGCCTGAAGGCCTCTCCCCGGCGGCGCCTATGGGGCTGA
- a CDS encoding bifunctional nuclease family protein: MVEMSVAGIALDASSRTPIVLLRDPSGRRQVPIWIDQAQAHNIMAGLQGDAPPRPLSHDLMASLLTAGGLELERVIVHAIEDSTFHAVLKLRSDQDPSQEETLDDDPDDPLQVDARPSDAIALAVRTGSSIWMLEEVVAEASIAVDAEADAEDQSAFNRFVDDLSPAALVRHLRKRGEQDEPSEE, from the coding sequence ATGGTGGAGATGAGCGTCGCCGGCATCGCCCTGGATGCGTCCAGTCGGACGCCGATCGTGCTTCTTCGGGATCCGAGCGGACGCCGTCAGGTCCCGATCTGGATTGATCAGGCCCAAGCCCACAACATCATGGCGGGTCTGCAGGGGGATGCGCCCCCGCGCCCCCTCAGTCACGACCTGATGGCATCACTGCTGACGGCAGGCGGTCTCGAGCTGGAACGCGTGATCGTTCACGCCATTGAGGACAGCACCTTCCACGCCGTGCTGAAACTGCGCTCCGACCAGGATCCCAGTCAGGAGGAGACGCTGGACGACGACCCTGACGACCCACTTCAGGTGGATGCGCGTCCAAGTGATGCGATTGCCCTGGCCGTCCGCACGGGCAGCAGCATCTGGATGCTGGAGGAGGTGGTGGCGGAAGCATCGATCGCCGTCGACGCCGAGGCGGATGCCGAGGATCAGAGTGCCTTCAACCGGTTCGTGGACGACCTCAGTCCGGCAGCTCTGGTGCGCCATCTGAGAAAGCGGGGGGAGCAGGACGAACCATCCGAGGAATGA
- a CDS encoding riboflavin synthase, translated as MFTGLVQAVGRIQRRSAAVLIEGCSGFGPLQIGDSVAVDGVCLTVAELSGDGFRADVSEETLSRTTLGAKADRGGAVNLEPALRLTDRLGGHMVSGHVDAIGTVASVEALPQSWELALRWQDPRFGRYVCEKASIAVDGISLTVADCSEDGVHFTLAVIPHTWGATTLRQLAVGDRVNLEADLLARYAERLLAAGPMVAENRTRSSEPELDRSWLDDHGWT; from the coding sequence ATGTTCACGGGGCTTGTTCAGGCGGTGGGTCGGATCCAGCGGCGTTCCGCTGCGGTGCTGATCGAGGGGTGCAGCGGGTTCGGTCCGCTGCAGATCGGCGACAGCGTGGCGGTTGACGGGGTCTGTCTCACCGTGGCGGAGCTCTCCGGTGATGGTTTCCGTGCCGATGTCAGCGAAGAGACACTGAGCCGCACCACTCTCGGAGCCAAGGCGGATCGGGGGGGAGCCGTGAATCTCGAGCCCGCGCTGCGCCTGACTGACCGTCTCGGGGGGCACATGGTCAGTGGTCATGTCGATGCCATCGGCACGGTGGCGTCCGTGGAGGCCTTGCCTCAATCGTGGGAACTGGCCTTGCGCTGGCAGGATCCTCGCTTCGGACGCTACGTGTGCGAGAAGGCCAGCATCGCCGTCGATGGCATCAGTCTCACCGTGGCGGACTGCTCGGAGGATGGGGTGCACTTCACCCTGGCGGTGATTCCCCACACCTGGGGGGCCACGACACTGCGGCAGCTCGCGGTCGGAGACAGGGTGAACCTGGAGGCTGATCTGCTGGCCCGTTACGCCGAAAGGCTTCTGGCGGCCGGGCCGATGGTTGCAGAGAACAGAACCCGTTCGTCAGAGCCAGAGCTCGATCGCTCCTGGCTTGACGATCACGGCTGGACCTGA
- a CDS encoding AbrB family transcriptional regulator translates to MLVGKELLDKARSLSDRPEKEIALGCGYVGPSGRVLQKSFCRALVEAKAEEQGWTLPKSSGHSGGARGRQAEFRTRVHGNGNLLIGHAYTRRLGLEPGQEFKIELHRDSGAIWLLPLEQNGADLEQDGSDQVQP, encoded by the coding sequence ATGCTGGTCGGCAAAGAACTGCTCGACAAGGCCAGATCTCTGAGCGATAGGCCAGAGAAAGAGATCGCGCTGGGATGCGGCTACGTCGGTCCCAGTGGACGTGTTCTGCAGAAAAGTTTCTGCCGTGCGCTGGTGGAAGCGAAAGCCGAGGAACAGGGCTGGACGCTGCCGAAGAGCTCCGGTCATTCCGGTGGAGCACGAGGCCGCCAGGCCGAGTTCCGCACACGAGTTCACGGCAACGGCAATCTGCTGATCGGCCACGCCTACACCCGGCGTCTCGGGCTTGAACCCGGCCAGGAATTCAAGATCGAGTTGCACCGTGATTCCGGTGCCATCTGGCTGCTGCCTCTTGAACAGAACGGCGCTGACCTCGAGCAGGACGGATCGGATCAGGTCCAGCCGTGA
- a CDS encoding cytochrome c oxidase subunit 3: MTTTLPSENSSLEQADHGHEEHADHRMFGLATFLVADGMTFAGFFAAYLTFKAVNPLPSGAIYELELPLPILNTVLLLVSSATFHKAGQALRLNAMARCRSWLLVTAGLGLAFLVSQMVEYFTLPFGLTDNLYASTFFAATGFHGLHVTLGALMTLIVWWQARANGGRISPENHFPLEAAELYWHFVDGIWVILFVILYLL; the protein is encoded by the coding sequence ATGACCACCACCCTCCCCAGTGAAAACAGCAGCCTCGAGCAGGCGGACCACGGCCATGAGGAGCATGCGGACCACCGGATGTTCGGCCTGGCGACCTTTCTGGTGGCGGATGGCATGACCTTCGCCGGATTCTTCGCGGCCTATCTCACGTTCAAGGCCGTGAATCCCCTGCCGAGCGGAGCGATCTACGAGCTGGAGCTGCCACTGCCGATCCTCAACACGGTTCTGCTGCTCGTCAGCAGTGCCACGTTCCACAAAGCCGGGCAGGCCCTGCGCCTGAATGCCATGGCCCGTTGTCGAAGCTGGCTGCTGGTCACTGCCGGGCTGGGCTTGGCCTTCCTGGTGAGTCAGATGGTGGAGTACTTCACCCTGCCGTTCGGCCTCACCGACAACCTCTACGCGAGCACCTTCTTTGCCGCGACAGGATTTCACGGCCTGCACGTGACTCTTGGAGCTCTGATGACTCTGATCGTGTGGTGGCAAGCACGTGCGAACGGTGGACGAATCAGCCCGGAAAATCATTTCCCCCTGGAGGCTGCTGAGCTGTACTGGCACTTCGTGGACGGGATCTGGGTGATCCTGTTTGTGATCCTGTATCTGCTCTGA
- the ctaD gene encoding cytochrome c oxidase subunit I, with amino-acid sequence MTVATPSDTLVSPPRLQPTGWLRYLSFSVDHKVIGLQYLVCGFLFYLVGGALAGAIRTELASPVSDFMARDVYNQVLTLHGTVMIFLWIVPVVNGAFGNYLIPFYVGARDMAFPRLNAVAFWLIPPAGLLLITSYFLTGAAQSGWTAYPPLSITTPATGQIIWILSVLLLGGSSIFGGINFIATILKLRRPGLKLMQLPMYCWAMLGTSILVVLSTPVLAGTLVLLSFDIVAHTGFFNPTLGGNVVVYQHLFWFYSHPAVYIMVLPAFGLVSEILPVHARKPLFGYVTMVYSIMAIVILGLVVWAHHMFTSGTPPWMRLFFTIATAFIAVPTGIKFFNWLATLWGGRINLNSAMLFSCGFIVNFVLGGITGVALAQVPFDIHVHDTYFVVAHFHYIVFGGSVFVIFASVYHWYPKFTGRLLNEDLGRLHCALTFIGFNLCFGPQHWLGLNGMPRRVAEYDPQFTLINQISSVGALLMAISTLPFLWNVIRSAIAGPVAGDNPWNALTPEWLTSSPPPVENWIGEAPLVEEPYGYGVPAEQLDLAATTGRDLWSSGK; translated from the coding sequence ATGACTGTTGCAACCCCTTCGGACACCCTCGTCTCACCCCCACGGCTGCAGCCAACCGGCTGGCTCCGCTACCTGAGCTTCAGCGTCGACCACAAGGTGATCGGCCTGCAGTATCTGGTGTGCGGATTCCTCTTCTATTTGGTCGGTGGAGCCCTCGCTGGTGCCATCCGAACCGAGCTGGCCAGCCCTGTCTCCGACTTCATGGCACGGGATGTCTACAACCAGGTGCTGACCTTGCACGGAACGGTGATGATCTTTCTGTGGATCGTTCCCGTGGTGAACGGTGCCTTCGGTAACTACCTGATTCCCTTCTATGTGGGGGCCCGTGACATGGCCTTCCCTCGGCTGAATGCTGTGGCCTTCTGGCTCATCCCTCCAGCCGGACTGTTGCTGATCACCAGTTACTTCCTCACCGGAGCAGCCCAGTCGGGCTGGACCGCCTACCCCCCGCTGAGCATCACAACCCCGGCAACAGGCCAGATCATCTGGATCCTCAGCGTTCTGCTTCTGGGAGGCAGTTCAATCTTCGGAGGAATCAACTTCATCGCCACGATTCTGAAGCTGCGGCGACCGGGGCTGAAACTGATGCAGCTACCGATGTACTGCTGGGCCATGCTTGGAACCAGCATCCTGGTCGTCCTCTCAACGCCTGTGCTGGCAGGAACTCTGGTGCTCCTGAGCTTCGACATCGTTGCTCATACGGGATTCTTCAATCCAACGCTGGGGGGGAATGTTGTGGTTTATCAGCATCTGTTCTGGTTCTATTCACATCCCGCCGTTTACATCATGGTCCTGCCGGCTTTCGGCCTCGTGAGTGAGATCCTGCCGGTTCACGCCAGAAAGCCTTTGTTCGGCTACGTCACGATGGTGTACTCCATCATGGCGATTGTGATCCTCGGGCTGGTCGTCTGGGCCCACCACATGTTCACAAGCGGCACGCCACCGTGGATGCGCCTCTTCTTCACAATCGCCACCGCCTTCATCGCCGTTCCCACTGGCATCAAATTCTTCAACTGGCTGGCAACGCTGTGGGGGGGAAGGATCAATCTCAACAGCGCCATGCTTTTCTCCTGCGGCTTCATCGTGAACTTCGTGTTGGGCGGAATCACCGGAGTCGCCCTGGCCCAGGTTCCCTTCGACATCCACGTGCACGACACCTACTTCGTGGTTGCTCACTTCCACTACATCGTCTTCGGTGGGTCGGTGTTCGTGATCTTTGCCTCCGTTTACCACTGGTATCCGAAATTCACCGGACGCCTGCTCAATGAAGACCTTGGGCGCCTGCACTGCGCACTGACCTTCATCGGCTTCAATCTCTGCTTCGGACCGCAGCACTGGCTCGGACTCAACGGCATGCCGCGTCGTGTCGCCGAATATGACCCGCAATTCACCCTGATCAACCAGATCAGCTCGGTGGGAGCGCTGTTGATGGCCATCAGCACCCTTCCCTTCCTCTGGAATGTGATCCGCAGCGCCATCGCCGGTCCGGTTGCCGGAGACAACCCCTGGAACGCTCTCACACCCGAGTGGCTCACCAGTTCCCCGCCACCGGTCGAGAACTGGATCGGGGAAGCACCCCTGGTGGAGGAGCCGTACGGCTACGGAGTCCCCGCCGAGCAACTTGACCTGGCCGCCACAACCGGCCGTGACCTCTGGAGCAGCGGCAAATGA